Genomic DNA from Desulfurellaceae bacterium:
GAACAGGCCAACCTGCAGGATATCCAGCGTTCGTTTCAGGAGGGGCAGTTTGCCAATGCGGTTGCCCAGCAGCTCGGCTTCGGCCAGCTGACCCAGGAGTTGGCCAACCTGAAAGACGCCCTGCAGCAGGCCGGCCTGTCGCCTGAACAGATTGAACAGATGATGGCTTACCTCGACCGGCGCCTGCAGGACTTGGCCCACATGGTCCGCAGCTATGTGCGGGCCGAGCTCGAAAAGCAGGACTCCCAGGTCCGCGACCAGCAAAAGATGCGCAGCCTGGCCGATAAGAGCTTCTATTATCTGACCGAAGACGAAATTCGGAAAATGAAAGAGGCGGTGGCCAAGCTGGCCCAGCGTCTCAAACAGGTCATTGCCATCCGCCGCAAACACGCCAAAAAGGGCCGCTTTGACCTGCAACAGACGCTACGCAAAAACCTCCAGTATGGGGGCGTGCCGTTCAAGATCGTGCTCGACAAGAAGAAAAAAGAAAAGCCTCAGGTCGTCATCTTGTGCGATGTCTCAGACTCTGTGCGCAACGTCTCGCGTTTCATGCTTCAGTTTGTGTACTCCATCCAGGATTTGTACTCCCGGGTGCGGAGCTATATTTTTGTCGCCGACCTTGGCGAGGTCACCCGTCTGTTCGAGGACAACGATATTCATTCGGCCATTGACCTCTCGCTGCGGGGGAATATCATCAACATCTACGCCCACTCGGATTTTGGTCGGGCGTTTCGGACCTTCCACCGCGACCATTTTTCGATCATCAATAAGCGTACCACGGTCATCGTCCTGGGAGATGCCCGCAATAACTACAATCTCCCCCACGAGTGGGTGGTCAGAGAGCTGCAACAGCGCGCCAAACAGGTGATCTGGCTCAACCCGGAGAGCAAGCTCACTTGGGGATTTGGGGATAGTGAAATGGACCGCTACGCGCCATATTGCAGTATGGTCGAAGAGTGCCGGAACCTGAACCAGCTGTACCGGGTGATTGATCGTCTGGTCACCGCCTGAGCGCCGCGTGGAATAAGGGGGACAACATGGCCCGAGAGAACTTTATCGAGATGCGTGTCGGCGGTTTAACCCTCGACCCGATGACGAAAACCCCGATCGTAATCCTCAAGGACGAGGACAACAAACTCAATCTGCCGATTTGGATCGGCCTCATGGAAGCCACCGCCATGGCCACCGAACTGGAGGGCATTCGGATGGCACGGCCCATGACCCATGATCTGCTCCGCCGTTTGATTGACGAGCTGGGCGGTCAGGTCGAATCGATTGAGGTCACCGAACTTAAGGACAACACCTATTACGCGTCGATCTGCCTGCAGGCCGGAGAGAAAAAGCTGACCATCGACTCCCGGCCCAGCGATGCGATTTCCCTGGCCCTGCGGACCAAAAGTCCGATCTTTGTGGCCAAACAGGTGCTTGAGGCGTCCAGCGTGTTGCAGCAGCTCGAAGACGGCCAAAAAGACGACACCAACCTCTCCAATGTGTCGCGCGACAAATGGGCTGAAATTCTCGAAAAAATGTCCCCGGACGATTTCAAATACAAGATGTAAGGAAAAGGGCATCGTGATGTCCTTATGATATCAGTTGTTATCACGATTCCCTTTTGTCGCATGCGACCCGAACGCAAAGCCGCCTTAACCCGCCAGCCAATTGAGCGGCTGGCGGTCTGGGCTCAGCAGCTCTCAGACTGGAGTTGGCAGTGGCGGAGGCTAATTGGTAGCGTGGCCGGTCTCGGGCTGGTCGGGCTGGTCGGGTGGGGCGCGTTGAGTCTCATGTGGCACCACCAGACCAGCAATGGTTTGGACGCCCTGCGAGCAGGCTTGGAGCAAATCGCTGTCCCTGAGCGCGATCCTGAGGCCCTGGCCGGAGCGATTCAGTCGTTTGAAACCGCAGCCGAGCTGTTGGCCGGCCAGCCGCGGCAGTTGGCTTTCTGGCACCTC
This window encodes:
- a CDS encoding VWA domain-containing protein — its product is MDDKIIEFGNLLRQNGLKVSAAENMDTFAALGLLGLGDRAVVKDTLRSTLVKRAVDISVYDELFDMFFTGLGEIIKEAGAATRQAMEMSEEEFQEFLEQLKEALENMGSELSELAQALLENNTGQLERMLRDAAEQANLQDIQRSFQEGQFANAVAQQLGFGQLTQELANLKDALQQAGLSPEQIEQMMAYLDRRLQDLAHMVRSYVRAELEKQDSQVRDQQKMRSLADKSFYYLTEDEIRKMKEAVAKLAQRLKQVIAIRRKHAKKGRFDLQQTLRKNLQYGGVPFKIVLDKKKKEKPQVVILCDVSDSVRNVSRFMLQFVYSIQDLYSRVRSYIFVADLGEVTRLFEDNDIHSAIDLSLRGNIINIYAHSDFGRAFRTFHRDHFSIINKRTTVIVLGDARNNYNLPHEWVVRELQQRAKQVIWLNPESKLTWGFGDSEMDRYAPYCSMVEECRNLNQLYRVIDRLVTA
- a CDS encoding bifunctional nuclease family protein, whose translation is MARENFIEMRVGGLTLDPMTKTPIVILKDEDNKLNLPIWIGLMEATAMATELEGIRMARPMTHDLLRRLIDELGGQVESIEVTELKDNTYYASICLQAGEKKLTIDSRPSDAISLALRTKSPIFVAKQVLEASSVLQQLEDGQKDDTNLSNVSRDKWAEILEKMSPDDFKYKM
- a CDS encoding tetratricopeptide repeat protein; its protein translation is MISVVITIPFCRMRPERKAALTRQPIERLAVWAQQLSDWSWQWRRLIGSVAGLGLVGLVGWGALSLMWHHQTSNGLDALRAGLEQIAVPERDPEALAGAIQSFETAAELLAGQPRQLAFWHLGHAYQQQQEGDRAVAAYHAVVADARHGDHYLVQLAWLKLGALAEDAGDTELAISQYTRAAESDGPIQAQAFLALAKVFETAGDHQQAQTYYRKFVDTADNSSLKELVEYKLDE